One Candidatus Korarchaeum sp. genomic region harbors:
- a CDS encoding class I SAM-dependent rRNA methyltransferase has translation MRWSLAGEVLLRKEGAERVESGQLNIYEKWLSSVRGPVSEGDLVAIKDESGEFLGIGFYEGVGSILVRVLSRELSDPAQVVEERLRDSLSLRERLKLDNFFRWVYSEADSLPGLIVDAYDDVVVLSSTSIGMDLRIESIASMVERIYRPSSIVLRNDSRPRKEVDLPLERRIIKGSKSRAVIREGSALFHVDAMEGQKTGFFIDQRMNRLELGRLAGPGDRVLDLFSYTGGFSMHAAISGAYVTAVEESDYAVAEMRRNAFLNSVNVNIVKSRVKEFLERDQELYDIVVVDPPAFAPRRDMVEIAKRTYVAVNASALSKVVPGGLIITSSCSLFISKEEFRRVIERASRRAAREVKILKELQPSPDHPFDPKHPWTLYLKGYVLQVT, from the coding sequence TTGCGCTGGAGCCTAGCTGGAGAGGTCCTCCTGAGGAAGGAGGGTGCTGAGAGGGTAGAGAGCGGCCAGTTGAATATATATGAGAAGTGGCTTAGCTCCGTCAGAGGGCCGGTCAGTGAGGGGGACTTAGTAGCTATTAAGGATGAGAGCGGTGAGTTCCTCGGGATCGGCTTCTACGAGGGCGTGGGAAGCATACTAGTTAGGGTGCTCAGTAGGGAGCTGAGCGATCCTGCTCAAGTAGTGGAGGAGAGGCTGAGAGACTCCCTTAGCCTGAGGGAAAGGCTCAAGCTTGATAATTTCTTCAGGTGGGTTTACAGTGAGGCTGACTCCCTACCGGGGCTCATAGTGGACGCTTACGATGACGTAGTGGTCCTCTCATCCACGTCCATAGGGATGGACCTGAGGATCGAGAGCATAGCTTCCATGGTGGAGAGGATCTATAGACCCTCCTCCATCGTGCTGAGGAACGACAGTAGACCCAGGAAGGAGGTAGATTTACCCCTGGAGAGGAGGATCATCAAGGGCAGTAAGAGCAGGGCCGTCATCAGGGAGGGTTCAGCTCTATTTCACGTAGACGCGATGGAGGGGCAGAAGACGGGCTTCTTCATAGACCAGAGGATGAACAGGCTCGAGCTGGGGAGGTTAGCGGGCCCGGGCGATAGGGTACTAGATCTCTTCAGCTACACGGGCGGCTTCTCGATGCATGCAGCTATATCAGGAGCTTACGTGACTGCTGTTGAGGAGTCGGATTACGCTGTAGCTGAGATGAGGAGAAACGCTTTTTTAAACTCTGTTAACGTTAACATCGTCAAATCCAGAGTCAAGGAGTTCCTGGAAAGGGATCAGGAACTTTACGATATAGTAGTAGTCGATCCTCCTGCTTTCGCTCCTCGCAGGGATATGGTCGAGATCGCTAAGAGGACTTACGTCGCCGTTAATGCGTCAGCGCTCTCTAAAGTGGTTCCGGGGGGGTTGATCATAACTAGCTCATGTAGCCTCTTCATATCCAAGGAGGAGTTCAGGAGGGTAATCGAGAGGGCATCTAGGAGAGCTGCTAGGGAGGTGAAGATCCTGAAGGAGCTCCAGCCCTCTCCCGATCATCCCTTCGATCCCAAGCACCCCTGGACCCTCTACCTGAAGGGATACGTGCTCCAGGTGACCTGA
- a CDS encoding PQQ-binding-like beta-propeller repeat protein, translated as MKGKLFLLLLLLIATLRVTGYDFSPSEVSSIRAYSSKPLFTIPAPIIYGDSIYAAGGQGDTLLAVSLRGEVLWSQRVGGFIATPPLLIPDVLISPTRREAWVVVLTESNELRAFDAKTGGLRLYNLFVPSPSARVGLQYAGDGRTVIIPLQSSIQVIDIKTKSEIWFKNLTFRILSLKYINNELLAIGEKNAVLLDMRGNSKWEISFNIRIEAFGADSNYLAVLLENKTLLSFDLRNGAQRSSLDLSSGLGYTAPRGEFPVVGGVAVLTGSSGIVYQVDLRKMELRRSIKTWAEPVKQPSIVENALLYFSKGGLVRVYHLPSGIRLSDVRVGGEIGSDVVLQVDPVNRSYYSVLFDDSGTLRIIRFPELWIKLLEVREEGGGYLIEGYVCSTAAAGSPAPINIYTLDSEEKLIGEKPIGSVSPGQCGARFSTFLKSRGAVGLISGGFKFPPNLVVGISPEEWISMKPGATTTTKPEVVPSLSYEAPTELKVGEELVVRVMGINGWRASNLTLILAGEGIEEVSKRLDVDYGSSFDIQLMSVAKRRSEDLRLILMGDGAILLEETLPVRVERGKLLESLEVPTQVEVNRSFRVNLTLVNRYEDGQRFRVVVSLGDLREEELTAPLAAGASQTLKFSLRSEASGSSQLITLILSQDGTELEEHKVPILVIQPVTQPSVTQTTTQITQTVSGVPIPMEYLIAAVISLMAVAVAASLARPKPRKPERKVEVIVPKEVPPAVTPEEVEEVAEEYPLERIPFELEEFEKPTVPLEERPSVPEVRPPAEAVERLERDLKALNTKLEDLKGRMRSIEDLIGFEVSPYRMVDAEASLVNAELKLREGSLDEAERLIRSTRESLDVLTEEVKDAERVFRENWGAVENRIEIMLRVWGKAPATMLTMVPPSFRIAALERYMRMHKEKRLELRGDELVSIS; from the coding sequence ATGAAGGGGAAGCTATTCCTCCTACTACTGCTACTTATAGCGACTCTAAGAGTAACTGGTTACGACTTCTCTCCATCGGAGGTCTCAAGCATAAGGGCCTACAGTTCCAAGCCCCTGTTCACTATCCCGGCGCCCATCATCTACGGAGATTCGATCTACGCAGCGGGTGGTCAAGGGGACACCCTGCTCGCGGTGTCCCTGAGGGGTGAGGTGCTCTGGTCCCAGAGAGTGGGCGGGTTCATCGCAACCCCCCCGCTCTTAATCCCGGATGTCCTCATAAGCCCTACGAGGAGGGAGGCTTGGGTAGTAGTACTCACGGAATCCAACGAACTGAGGGCTTTTGATGCTAAAACCGGGGGGCTGAGGCTCTACAACCTGTTCGTCCCATCGCCGTCCGCCAGGGTAGGGCTTCAGTACGCGGGAGACGGTAGGACTGTGATAATACCACTTCAGAGCTCAATACAAGTGATAGATATTAAAACTAAAAGCGAAATTTGGTTTAAAAATTTGACTTTTAGGATACTGTCACTTAAGTACATTAATAATGAACTACTAGCGATAGGCGAGAAGAACGCAGTTCTCCTGGATATGAGGGGGAATTCGAAATGGGAGATAAGCTTCAACATCAGAATAGAGGCATTTGGGGCAGATTCTAATTACTTAGCCGTATTACTGGAGAACAAAACCCTACTCTCATTCGACTTAAGGAACGGAGCTCAGCGCTCCAGCCTGGACCTCTCCAGTGGTCTAGGGTACACCGCCCCCAGGGGCGAGTTCCCCGTGGTAGGGGGAGTAGCTGTCCTCACGGGCTCCAGCGGGATCGTGTATCAAGTTGATCTGAGAAAGATGGAACTGAGGAGATCCATAAAGACGTGGGCTGAGCCGGTGAAGCAGCCCTCGATAGTGGAGAACGCCCTCCTCTACTTCAGTAAGGGAGGCTTAGTGAGGGTCTACCACCTTCCCTCGGGAATAAGGCTCTCGGACGTCAGAGTAGGAGGGGAAATAGGAAGTGACGTCGTCTTACAGGTGGATCCGGTTAACAGAAGCTATTATTCAGTTCTCTTCGATGATTCCGGAACACTGAGGATCATCAGATTCCCGGAACTCTGGATAAAGCTGCTCGAGGTTAGGGAGGAGGGAGGAGGTTACCTGATAGAAGGTTACGTTTGCAGCACCGCTGCGGCTGGATCACCAGCTCCTATCAATATCTACACGCTTGACTCCGAGGAAAAGCTCATTGGAGAGAAGCCGATAGGTTCTGTGAGCCCGGGTCAGTGTGGGGCTAGGTTCTCCACGTTCCTAAAGTCGAGAGGAGCTGTCGGCCTCATATCAGGGGGTTTCAAGTTTCCACCTAACTTAGTAGTGGGCATCAGCCCCGAAGAATGGATCTCCATGAAACCCGGGGCCACGACGACCACTAAGCCAGAGGTAGTACCCTCCCTTAGTTACGAAGCGCCTACCGAGTTGAAAGTGGGCGAGGAGCTCGTAGTGAGGGTTATGGGGATCAATGGATGGAGAGCGAGTAACTTAACTCTAATACTCGCGGGGGAGGGTATAGAGGAGGTCTCCAAGAGGCTTGACGTCGATTACGGCAGCTCATTCGATATTCAACTGATGAGCGTCGCGAAGAGGAGGTCCGAGGACCTGAGACTGATCCTGATGGGGGACGGGGCTATCCTACTCGAGGAGACCCTACCCGTGAGGGTGGAGAGGGGGAAGCTGCTGGAGTCCCTGGAGGTACCCACTCAGGTTGAGGTCAATCGGAGCTTCAGGGTCAATCTGACTCTCGTGAACAGGTACGAGGACGGTCAGCGATTCAGGGTGGTGGTCAGCTTAGGGGACTTGAGGGAAGAGGAGCTCACCGCACCCCTAGCCGCAGGGGCCTCCCAGACGCTGAAGTTCAGCTTGAGATCGGAGGCTAGCGGTAGTTCGCAGTTGATAACGCTCATCCTATCTCAGGATGGTACGGAACTGGAGGAGCACAAGGTACCTATCCTGGTGATTCAACCCGTAACACAGCCCTCGGTGACTCAAACGACAACACAGATCACGCAGACAGTATCCGGAGTACCGATACCCATGGAGTACCTGATAGCAGCAGTCATATCGCTCATGGCAGTCGCGGTGGCTGCCTCATTGGCGAGGCCAAAGCCCAGGAAGCCCGAGAGGAAAGTCGAGGTGATCGTCCCCAAGGAGGTCCCGCCAGCGGTTACTCCGGAGGAAGTTGAAGAGGTCGCGGAGGAGTACCCTCTGGAGAGGATCCCGTTCGAGTTGGAGGAATTTGAGAAGCCAACAGTACCCTTGGAGGAGAGACCATCGGTACCGGAGGTCAGGCCTCCTGCAGAAGCAGTAGAACGCTTGGAGAGGGATCTTAAAGCTCTGAATACGAAGCTGGAAGATTTAAAGGGGAGAATGAGGAGCATAGAGGACTTGATAGGTTTCGAGGTATCTCCCTACAGGATGGTAGATGCTGAGGCCTCGCTGGTGAACGCTGAGCTGAAGTTGAGGGAGGGTAGCCTGGATGAGGCTGAGAGGCTGATCAGATCCACCAGGGAATCCCTCGATGTCTTAACGGAGGAGGTGAAGGACGCTGAGAGGGTCTTCAGGGAGAACTGGGGAGCTGTGGAGAACAGGATAGAGATAATGCTCAGGGTCTGGGGGAAGGCGCCAGCTACGATGCTGACAATGGTGCCGCCTAGCTTCAGGATAGCTGCTTTGGAGAGGTACATGAGGATGCATAAGGAGAAGAGGTTAGAGCTGAGAGGGGATGAGCTCGTCTCTATTTCTTGA
- a CDS encoding aminopeptidase P family protein: MYPKEELELRVRRLRRWMGRRGVDLCLFSSGPNMLYLSGTMESELLAVPLDGEPYLIARYAFGDEIARERSPFPVEVYKPFFGLSKSESEEPNPFKVLIERSGGAKRVAVDFADRREMLGKMRRVFRRGKKSVAVVDARPQLNRMRAVKSEYEVSLMKESASISIKALESLEISPKASEREVANLLEFRMRELGAEGSSFPTIVASGMNSFNAHHIPTERRISEGDILLIDFGAKYKGYCIDITRTYFIGTPTEEFLRRYQAVLSAQVKAMDHIKAGVPLERPDIEARKVLKGFGLLEYYVHSLGHGIGLEVHEEARLLVGRRDPMEEGMVFTDEPGIYLRGWGGIRIEDTVLVGKSRGISLTDKLPKDPDYMRR; encoded by the coding sequence ATGTATCCTAAGGAGGAACTCGAACTCAGGGTGAGAAGACTCAGGAGGTGGATGGGAAGGAGAGGCGTGGACCTCTGCCTCTTCTCATCAGGTCCCAACATGCTCTATCTCTCCGGTACGATGGAGTCAGAGCTCCTAGCTGTTCCGTTGGACGGCGAGCCTTACCTCATAGCTAGATATGCTTTCGGGGACGAGATAGCTAGGGAGAGGTCTCCGTTCCCCGTTGAAGTTTACAAACCCTTCTTCGGTCTGAGTAAATCGGAGTCTGAGGAACCGAATCCCTTCAAGGTCCTAATTGAGAGATCAGGTGGGGCTAAGAGGGTGGCGGTGGACTTCGCAGATAGGAGGGAGATGCTGGGGAAGATGAGGAGGGTGTTCAGGAGGGGAAAGAAGAGCGTGGCTGTGGTAGATGCTAGGCCACAGCTGAACAGGATGAGAGCAGTCAAAAGTGAGTATGAGGTGAGTTTGATGAAGGAAAGCGCTTCTATTTCAATAAAGGCCCTGGAGAGCTTGGAGATATCACCTAAGGCGAGCGAGAGGGAGGTAGCCAACCTCCTGGAATTCAGGATGAGGGAGCTCGGGGCCGAGGGCAGCAGCTTCCCCACGATAGTCGCGAGCGGGATGAACTCCTTCAACGCCCATCACATACCCACCGAGAGGAGGATCTCCGAGGGAGATATCCTGCTCATAGACTTCGGGGCTAAGTACAAGGGCTACTGTATCGACATAACGAGGACTTACTTCATCGGGACCCCTACGGAGGAGTTCTTAAGGAGATACCAGGCCGTCCTAAGCGCTCAGGTCAAGGCGATGGATCACATTAAGGCAGGGGTCCCGCTCGAGAGGCCCGACATAGAGGCCAGGAAGGTGCTCAAGGGCTTCGGTCTCCTCGAGTACTACGTCCACTCGCTTGGTCACGGCATCGGGCTTGAGGTACACGAGGAGGCAAGGCTCCTGGTTGGGAGGAGGGATCCGATGGAGGAGGGGATGGTCTTCACGGACGAGCCCGGCATCTACCTCAGGGGGTGGGGGGGAATAAGGATAGAGGACACGGTGCTCGTGGGGAAGAGCAGGGGGATATCCCTCACCGATAAGCTCCCTAAGGACCCGGATTACATGAGGAGATGA
- a CDS encoding AbrB/MazE/SpoVT family DNA-binding domain-containing protein yields the protein MPYVKLRVKRWRVEDKEYVSYQLTAPKPLIEKLGWKVGEVVRVRIKDGELVYSKSEGGLLRYSK from the coding sequence ATGCCCTACGTTAAGCTGAGGGTGAAGAGGTGGAGGGTGGAGGATAAGGAGTACGTGAGCTACCAGCTCACGGCACCAAAACCCCTGATAGAGAAGCTTGGCTGGAAGGTAGGGGAGGTAGTACGCGTTAGGATAAAGGACGGGGAGCTCGTTTACTCCAAATCCGAGGGAGGTCTTCTGAGGTATTCGAAGTGA
- the gltX gene encoding glutamate--tRNA ligase — MEEIRELAIALAAENALKYGKAEVNAVIGKILHMKPELKPRVRELIPLVEEIVRSVNEMPRESLEGLATGVRRERREEARKWPPLAGAEEGKVVTRVAPEPNGYPTLGHAKGLLVPFIYARLYRGKFLLRFEDTNPRVERLEYYEAIRSEFAKLLEACEEELGLSPGKWDEEIIESYHLPKMYELAKRMVEQGDAYVCTCPAHEVRRRRKLGIECEHRSQAIEDNLELWERMLNGAFREGEAHLRMKTDMKHPNVTMRDPGIFRIIEEDHPIHGDRFKVYPVYDFSVSVMDSLTGVTHAFRSKEFEPHVEVQRQIVKKLGLREYEMIQFGRITVEGIPLSKRYIRPLVESGILEGWDDPRIPTLRGLFRRGMLPRAIVRFFYELGPSKVDATINMGAIAAINRKIVDPIAKRYMFVTDPVRARIEGLIVPIRASVEVHPNSRETREVRLDEPEVFISSSDSMNLKPGDELRLRGLATVTVRSVNPDEVSLRISSEQKVKGVNIVQWAPVKGGVPARLLVPETPYSFRMLGGYGEPALREIGEGEIVQFVRVGFAKLDRRSPLTFILSHE; from the coding sequence ATGGAGGAGATCAGGGAGCTCGCGATAGCCCTAGCTGCTGAAAACGCGTTGAAGTACGGGAAGGCTGAGGTAAACGCTGTCATAGGGAAGATACTTCACATGAAACCGGAGCTGAAGCCCAGAGTAAGGGAGCTGATTCCGTTGGTTGAGGAGATCGTGAGGTCCGTTAACGAGATGCCCAGGGAGTCCCTCGAAGGGCTAGCAACCGGGGTCAGGAGGGAGAGGAGGGAGGAGGCGAGGAAGTGGCCTCCCTTAGCTGGGGCTGAGGAGGGGAAGGTGGTCACCAGGGTAGCGCCGGAGCCCAATGGATACCCCACGCTCGGGCACGCTAAGGGACTCCTCGTCCCCTTCATATACGCTAGGCTCTACAGGGGCAAGTTCCTCCTCAGGTTCGAGGACACGAACCCCAGGGTGGAGAGGCTGGAGTACTACGAAGCCATAAGGAGCGAGTTCGCCAAGCTCCTAGAGGCATGCGAGGAGGAGCTCGGGCTTTCTCCGGGGAAGTGGGACGAGGAGATCATAGAGTCCTATCATCTCCCTAAGATGTACGAGCTCGCTAAGAGGATGGTGGAGCAGGGTGATGCCTACGTCTGCACGTGCCCAGCTCACGAGGTGAGGAGGAGGAGGAAGTTGGGTATTGAGTGCGAGCACAGGAGTCAAGCGATCGAGGATAACCTTGAGCTATGGGAGAGGATGCTGAACGGAGCGTTCAGGGAAGGGGAGGCCCATCTGAGGATGAAGACCGACATGAAGCACCCTAATGTCACCATGAGGGACCCCGGGATATTCAGGATAATAGAGGAAGATCACCCCATACACGGGGATAGGTTCAAGGTTTACCCCGTCTACGACTTCTCGGTCAGCGTCATGGACTCCCTGACCGGGGTCACGCACGCATTCAGGAGTAAGGAGTTCGAGCCGCATGTCGAGGTGCAGAGGCAAATAGTGAAGAAACTGGGTCTAAGGGAGTATGAGATGATCCAATTCGGGAGGATAACTGTTGAAGGGATCCCTCTATCCAAGAGGTACATAAGGCCCCTGGTGGAGAGCGGTATCCTCGAGGGATGGGACGACCCCAGGATCCCCACCTTAAGGGGGCTCTTCAGGAGGGGAATGCTCCCAAGAGCCATAGTGAGGTTCTTCTATGAGCTAGGCCCTAGCAAGGTCGACGCGACCATCAACATGGGAGCCATAGCAGCTATAAACAGGAAAATAGTGGATCCCATAGCTAAGAGGTACATGTTCGTCACGGACCCCGTGAGGGCTAGGATAGAGGGACTCATCGTTCCGATTAGGGCGAGCGTGGAGGTACACCCGAATTCGAGGGAGACTAGGGAAGTGAGGCTGGATGAACCGGAGGTCTTCATATCATCCTCGGACTCGATGAACTTGAAGCCCGGCGATGAACTGAGGCTGAGAGGCTTGGCCACGGTGACGGTGAGGAGCGTGAACCCTGATGAGGTGTCCCTGAGGATCAGCAGCGAGCAGAAGGTCAAGGGGGTGAATATAGTGCAGTGGGCTCCTGTTAAGGGTGGTGTGCCCGCTAGGCTCCTTGTACCTGAAACGCCCTACAGCTTCAGGATGCTAGGGGGCTACGGTGAACCAGCTCTGAGGGAGATAGGGGAAGGGGAGATTGTTCAGTTCGTCAGGGTAGGTTTCGCTAAACTGGACAGGAGGAGCCCGCTCACCTTCATCCTATCGCATGAGTGA
- the rgy gene encoding reverse gyrase, with the protein MIPAVFLDLCPSVKELRTHQRAVCIEEELKVVSSDLEDFKRFFESCLGSPPWEVQLMWAKRVLARRSFAAIAPTGVGKTAFGSITGIYFPHRGWGKSYLILPTSLLVDQIHSNLMKYLDSSNTSLRVLSYKSKMNGREKSEFISSLESGDFDVLVTTSQYLSVNYELLRSSVDRFSFVFVDDVDSFLKNSRNVDKALQLMGFSEEDIRRASRGEEVDTEVSSVLVVSTATGKPGKRAALFRSLLGFEVGVMRPELLRNVVDTFTRSREDLREFALGMGDGFLLFVPSMSLADEALMLMESAGFRGEIMHGYEEGKVRDFSEGRLDFLIGAAKPYGVLVRGVDLPKRIRYVIFYGAPRFELTLKDVEEMRDSSLASLFLILSKALSGDAEKLAMRIRRNPREEDLKKARQMLEEVLSDEEKLRSLSSTTDVVIDGSSNRIIIPDIRTYIQGSGRTSRLFPGGITKGASLLWDEDPVLTAFIKRAKAQELDFIPLSEVDVGELRDEIDRSRELLSSMKSGYEYAKLLKAALFIVESPNKAKTIAKFFGRPSKRFLNGIPAYEVTTGDYVLTVVATGGHVVDLSTRVGYHGVLVEGGNGRRIFVPAYSSIRRCNSCGNQFTDFDKCPRCGSHDIRDSRSLIEGLRKLSFEVSRVIIGTDPDTEGEKIAWDVYQLIRDASNEIYRAEFHEVTKGAIVEALRRLREVNDRMVEAQIVRRIEDRWIGFELSAEVQEKFGKRYLSAGRAQTPVLGWVIQRYREHRARRTVSVIRGEGIFLRVDGRVGEEGVSKLEVRTVRVEEEVVKPPPPFTTDTMLSEANRVLRIGASKTMQLAQFLFEAGLITYHRTDSPRVSDAGLRVASIVLGEEFTPRKWGEGGAHECIRPTKPLSMRDLSDYLREGIIVIEGLTRDHLKLYDLIFRRFIASQSKEGVVVKQIASVRVEGREFEVTRLIGARGGWLDWYPFHHTIEPELNEGTYDVTIEHQRVPSVPLYTQSHLITLMKERGIGRPSTYATIVEKILGRGYVIERGEKLIPTKLGMDVYNFLVNNYPDLINEERTRALERKMDSIEEGTSDYQDLLNELFDEIREKVFRRSSRNRDELIPSQL; encoded by the coding sequence ATGATACCTGCGGTATTCTTAGACCTCTGCCCATCGGTGAAGGAGCTGAGGACTCATCAGAGAGCGGTTTGCATTGAAGAGGAATTGAAGGTCGTATCATCGGATCTCGAGGACTTCAAGAGGTTCTTCGAGTCCTGCCTCGGATCTCCCCCTTGGGAAGTCCAGTTGATGTGGGCTAAGCGCGTTCTCGCTAGGAGGAGCTTCGCAGCCATAGCACCAACTGGCGTAGGGAAGACCGCCTTCGGATCCATAACTGGTATTTACTTCCCTCACCGTGGATGGGGGAAGTCCTACTTGATCCTCCCGACCTCTCTGCTAGTGGATCAGATACACTCCAACCTGATGAAGTACCTCGATTCCTCCAATACCTCCCTGAGGGTCCTCTCTTACAAGAGCAAGATGAACGGGAGGGAGAAGAGTGAGTTCATCTCTTCCCTCGAATCCGGGGATTTCGATGTCCTCGTGACCACCTCGCAGTACCTCTCAGTGAATTACGAGCTCCTCAGGAGTTCTGTTGACAGGTTCTCCTTCGTCTTCGTGGATGACGTGGACTCATTCCTTAAGAACTCGAGGAACGTCGATAAAGCCCTTCAGCTCATGGGTTTCAGTGAGGAGGATATAAGGAGAGCTTCGCGTGGTGAGGAGGTCGACACTGAGGTCAGTAGCGTTCTGGTGGTCTCGACCGCTACCGGGAAACCCGGGAAGAGGGCGGCTTTATTCAGGTCGCTCTTGGGGTTCGAAGTCGGTGTGATGAGACCCGAGCTCCTCAGGAACGTGGTCGATACTTTCACGAGGAGTAGGGAGGACCTCAGGGAGTTCGCCCTCGGGATGGGGGATGGGTTCCTGCTCTTCGTCCCCAGCATGTCCCTGGCGGATGAGGCTTTGATGCTCATGGAGTCAGCTGGTTTCAGAGGGGAGATAATGCACGGTTATGAGGAGGGGAAGGTCAGGGACTTCAGCGAGGGAAGACTGGATTTCCTCATAGGGGCTGCTAAGCCTTACGGTGTACTGGTGAGAGGAGTCGATCTCCCCAAGAGGATAAGGTACGTCATCTTTTACGGTGCTCCTAGGTTCGAGCTAACGCTGAAGGATGTTGAGGAGATGAGGGACTCCTCACTAGCTTCCCTCTTCCTGATACTCTCCAAGGCCCTGAGTGGTGATGCTGAGAAGCTCGCGATGAGGATAAGGAGGAACCCTAGGGAGGAGGATCTTAAGAAGGCGAGGCAGATGCTCGAGGAGGTGCTCTCCGATGAGGAGAAGCTCCGTTCTCTCTCAAGTACCACTGATGTGGTGATAGATGGTTCCTCCAACAGGATAATCATACCGGATATCAGGACGTACATTCAGGGATCAGGGAGGACATCCAGACTTTTCCCTGGAGGTATAACTAAGGGAGCTAGCCTCTTGTGGGATGAGGATCCAGTGCTTACGGCTTTCATAAAGAGAGCCAAGGCTCAGGAGCTCGATTTCATACCGCTGAGCGAGGTGGATGTGGGGGAGCTGAGGGATGAGATAGATAGGAGCAGGGAACTCCTCTCCTCAATGAAAAGCGGTTATGAGTATGCTAAATTGTTGAAGGCCGCTCTTTTCATTGTAGAAAGTCCAAATAAGGCTAAAACAATTGCGAAGTTCTTCGGGAGACCTAGCAAGAGGTTCCTCAATGGCATCCCAGCTTACGAAGTAACCACGGGGGATTACGTGCTAACTGTGGTCGCCACAGGAGGTCACGTAGTGGACCTCTCAACCAGAGTAGGGTACCACGGTGTCCTCGTGGAGGGGGGGAATGGTAGAAGGATCTTCGTACCTGCCTACTCATCGATAAGGAGATGTAACTCGTGCGGTAACCAGTTCACCGACTTCGATAAGTGCCCGAGGTGCGGGTCCCATGACATCAGGGATAGCAGGAGCTTGATAGAGGGCCTGAGGAAGCTCAGCTTCGAAGTATCTAGAGTGATAATAGGGACCGATCCGGATACGGAGGGAGAGAAGATAGCTTGGGATGTGTACCAGCTCATAAGGGACGCTTCCAATGAGATATACAGGGCCGAGTTCCATGAGGTGACTAAGGGGGCAATAGTGGAAGCGCTGAGGAGGCTCAGGGAAGTGAACGACAGGATGGTTGAAGCTCAGATAGTCAGGAGGATTGAGGATAGATGGATAGGATTTGAGTTGAGCGCTGAGGTGCAGGAGAAGTTCGGTAAGAGGTACCTCTCGGCGGGAAGGGCCCAGACACCGGTGCTCGGGTGGGTCATACAGAGGTACAGGGAGCACCGGGCCAGGAGGACCGTCTCCGTGATAAGAGGAGAAGGGATCTTCCTGAGGGTAGACGGTAGGGTTGGGGAGGAGGGGGTCTCTAAGCTGGAAGTGAGAACGGTGAGGGTTGAGGAGGAGGTAGTGAAACCCCCTCCACCCTTCACCACCGATACCATGCTGAGCGAAGCTAATAGAGTGCTCAGGATCGGAGCTAGTAAAACTATGCAGCTAGCTCAGTTCCTCTTCGAAGCCGGTCTCATAACTTATCACAGGACCGATAGTCCCAGAGTGAGCGATGCTGGACTTAGAGTAGCCTCCATAGTCTTAGGAGAGGAGTTCACCCCGAGGAAATGGGGTGAGGGCGGTGCTCATGAGTGCATAAGGCCCACTAAACCCCTCTCAATGAGGGATCTGAGTGACTACCTGAGGGAGGGCATAATCGTCATAGAGGGACTAACGAGGGATCATTTAAAGCTTTATGACCTGATATTCAGGAGATTCATCGCTTCTCAGTCTAAGGAAGGAGTTGTAGTCAAGCAGATAGCTAGTGTCAGAGTGGAAGGAAGGGAGTTTGAGGTAACTAGGCTCATCGGTGCTCGCGGAGGTTGGCTTGACTGGTACCCCTTCCACCACACGATCGAACCCGAGTTGAATGAGGGGACTTACGATGTCACCATAGAGCATCAGCGGGTCCCATCGGTGCCCCTCTACACGCAGAGTCACCTGATAACGCTCATGAAGGAGAGGGGCATCGGGAGACCATCCACTTACGCTACCATAGTGGAGAAGATCTTGGGGAGGGGATACGTAATAGAGAGAGGGGAGAAGCTCATCCCAACTAAGTTGGGGATGGATGTCTACAACTTCCTCGTGAACAACTACCCCGATCTCATTAACGAGGAGAGAACCAGGGCCCTGGAGAGGAAGATGGATAGCATCGAGGAGGGTACCTCGGACTATCAAGATCTCTTAAACGAGTTATTCGATGAAATAAGGGAAAAAGTCTTCAGGAGATCGTCAAGAAATAGAGACGAGCTCATCCCCTCTCAGCTCTAA